In a single window of the Campylobacter iguaniorum genome:
- a CDS encoding MOSC domain-containing protein, giving the protein MRVHSLHIGKIQKVNGANVSFETGMLKNSVEGELFCSKSGFEGDEISDTKHHGGEQKAVFANSLQNYEIWSKYLGKEMKIGFMGENLCIDGMDENSVHVGDVHKIGSIILQVSQPRKPCFKIAGVWDEKNFTKEIFKTGLTGWYYRVLSAGSCKAGDVVEVIEKDAANMSVMEVNQLFYAPKQNEHLLSKFKELKTIAPGWDKTVKERTDGIYDDSYMSQL; this is encoded by the coding sequence ATGAGGGTGCATTCACTGCATATCGGCAAGATTCAAAAGGTAAATGGCGCAAATGTGAGCTTCGAGACTGGAATGCTTAAAAATAGCGTAGAGGGTGAGCTGTTTTGCTCTAAAAGTGGCTTTGAAGGCGATGAGATAAGCGACACAAAACACCACGGCGGAGAGCAAAAAGCTGTGTTTGCAAATAGCTTGCAAAATTATGAAATTTGGAGTAAATATCTTGGTAAAGAGATGAAAATAGGCTTCATGGGCGAAAATCTCTGCATCGATGGTATGGATGAAAATAGCGTCCACGTGGGCGACGTGCATAAAATCGGCTCTATTATCTTGCAAGTGAGCCAACCAAGAAAGCCTTGTTTTAAGATAGCTGGAGTTTGGGATGAGAAAAACTTCACAAAAGAGATTTTCAAAACTGGGCTTACTGGCTGGTATTACCGTGTTTTGAGTGCTGGGAGTTGCAAGGCTGGAGATGTGGTAGAAGTGATAGAAAAAGACGCGGCAAATATGAGCGTAATGGAGGTAAATCAGCTATTTTACGCACCAAAACAAAACGAGCATTTGCTAAGCAAATTTAAGGAGCTAAAAACCATAGCTCCAGGCTGGGATAAAACGGTAAAAGAGCGAACTGATGGGATTTATGATGACTCATATATGAGCCAGCTTTGA